From a region of the Streptomyces tirandamycinicus genome:
- the metK gene encoding methionine adenosyltransferase yields the protein MSRRLFTSESVTEGHPDKIADQISDTILDALLREDPSSRVAVETLITTGLVHVAGEVTTKAWADIPTLVRNRILEIGYDSSKKGFDGASCGVSVSIGSQSPDIAQGVDTAYENRVEGDDDELDRQGAGDQGLMFGYACDETPELMPLPIHLAHRLSRRLSEVRKNGTIPYLRPDGKTQVTIEYDGDKAVRLDTVVVSSQHASDIDLDSLLAPDVREFVVEHVLGQLVEDGIKLDTEGYRLLVNPTGRFEIGGPMGDAGLTGRKIIIDTYGGMARHGGGAFSGKDPSKVDRSAAYAMRWVAKNVVAAGLASRCEVQVAYAIGKAEPVGLFVETFGTAAVDVERIENAIGEVFDLRPAAIIRDLDLLRPIYARTAAYGHFGRELPDFTWERTDRVDALRAAAGL from the coding sequence GTGTCCCGTCGCCTGTTCACCTCGGAGTCCGTGACCGAGGGCCACCCCGACAAGATCGCTGACCAGATCAGCGACACCATCCTCGATGCGTTGCTGCGGGAGGATCCGTCCTCCCGGGTCGCGGTCGAGACGCTGATCACCACCGGCCTGGTGCACGTCGCAGGCGAGGTGACGACCAAGGCGTGGGCGGACATTCCCACGCTGGTGCGCAACAGGATCCTCGAGATCGGCTACGACTCCTCGAAGAAGGGCTTCGACGGGGCTTCGTGCGGTGTCTCGGTGTCCATCGGTTCGCAGTCGCCGGACATCGCGCAGGGTGTGGACACGGCGTACGAGAACCGTGTCGAGGGCGATGACGACGAGCTGGACCGGCAGGGCGCGGGTGACCAGGGGTTGATGTTCGGGTACGCGTGCGACGAGACGCCCGAGTTGATGCCGCTGCCGATCCACTTGGCGCACCGGCTGTCCCGGCGGTTGTCGGAGGTGCGCAAGAACGGGACCATCCCGTATCTGCGTCCGGACGGCAAGACCCAGGTCACCATCGAGTACGACGGTGACAAGGCCGTCCGTCTGGACACGGTGGTGGTGTCCTCGCAGCATGCGTCGGACATCGATCTGGACTCGCTGCTGGCGCCGGATGTTCGCGAGTTCGTGGTGGAGCATGTGCTCGGGCAGCTCGTGGAGGACGGTATCAAGCTGGACACCGAGGGCTATCGGCTGCTGGTGAATCCGACCGGCCGGTTCGAGATCGGGGGTCCGATGGGTGATGCGGGCCTGACCGGCCGGAAGATCATCATCGATACCTATGGCGGGATGGCGCGCCATGGCGGTGGGGCGTTCTCGGGGAAGGATCCGTCGAAGGTGGACCGTTCGGCGGCGTATGCGATGCGCTGGGTCGCCAAGAACGTGGTGGCCGCGGGGCTGGCCTCGCGGTGCGAGGTCCAGGTCGCGTACGCGATCGGCAAGGCCGAGCCGGTGGGCCTGTTCGTCGAGACCTTCGGCACCGCCGCGGTCGACGTGGAGAGGATCGAGAACGCCATCGGCGAGGTCTTCGACCTCCGCCCGGCGGCGATCATCCGCGATCTCGACCTGCTCCGCCCGATCTACGCCCGGACCGCCGCCTACGGCCACTTCGGCCGCGAGCTCCCCGACTTCACCTGGGAGCGCACCGACCGCGTCGACGCCCTGCGCGCCGCGGCGGGCCTCTGA
- a CDS encoding barstar family protein, which translates to MRNGPLAALFGATPGRNITVLDLHGVTDKKTFMDRCAADLGLPAWFGRNWDALADCLTDLPGEEGTLVLVRRWQEYAAARPGEWRVAQDVFGHAVDTMPGQLAVLLALGGSDERASRGPG; encoded by the coding sequence ATGAGAAACGGTCCCCTCGCCGCACTGTTCGGCGCCACCCCGGGCCGCAACATCACCGTGCTCGACCTCCACGGCGTCACCGACAAGAAGACCTTCATGGACCGCTGCGCCGCCGACCTCGGGCTCCCGGCCTGGTTCGGCCGGAACTGGGACGCCCTCGCCGACTGCCTCACCGACCTCCCCGGTGAGGAGGGCACCCTCGTACTCGTCCGCCGCTGGCAGGAGTACGCCGCCGCCCGGCCCGGGGAATGGCGGGTCGCCCAGGACGTCTTCGGCCACGCCGTCGACACCATGCCCGGGCAGCTCGCCGTACTGCTCGCCCTTGGAGGATCCGACGAGAGGGCATCCCGCGGTCCTGGATGA
- the fmt gene encoding methionyl-tRNA formyltransferase produces MKLVFAGTPEVAVPALDALIASDRHEVVAVVTRPDAPAGRGRRLVASPVAQRAHEAGIEVLKPARPRDEDFLARLRELAPDCCPVVAYGALLPKEALDIPARGWVNLHFSLLPAWRGAAPVQHAILAGDEMTGASTFRIEEGLDSGPVYGVVTEHVRPTDTSGDLLTRLAFAGAGLLSATMDGIEDGSLEAVPQPADGVTLAPKITVEDAHVDWHTPALRIDRLVRGCTPAPGAWTLFRGERLKLINVRPLPDRAELSPGELSVGKNHVLAGTGSHAVELHWVQPQGKKPMRAADWARGVRIAPGETLGS; encoded by the coding sequence GTGAAACTTGTCTTCGCAGGCACCCCCGAGGTCGCCGTACCCGCCCTGGACGCCCTGATCGCCTCCGACCGGCACGAGGTGGTGGCGGTCGTCACCCGTCCGGACGCCCCCGCGGGCCGCGGCCGCCGCCTGGTGGCCAGCCCGGTCGCCCAGCGGGCGCACGAGGCCGGGATCGAGGTACTGAAGCCCGCGAGGCCGAGGGACGAGGACTTCCTCGCCCGGCTGCGCGAACTCGCGCCGGACTGCTGCCCCGTGGTCGCCTACGGGGCCCTCCTCCCCAAGGAGGCGCTGGACATCCCCGCCCGGGGCTGGGTCAATCTGCACTTCTCGCTGCTGCCCGCCTGGCGCGGCGCGGCCCCGGTGCAGCACGCGATCCTCGCGGGTGACGAGATGACCGGCGCCTCCACGTTCCGGATCGAGGAGGGGCTGGACTCGGGCCCGGTGTACGGCGTGGTCACCGAGCACGTGCGGCCGACGGACACCAGCGGCGACCTGCTCACCCGGCTCGCCTTCGCGGGAGCCGGGCTGCTGTCCGCGACCATGGACGGCATCGAGGACGGGTCCCTGGAAGCCGTGCCCCAGCCGGCCGACGGGGTCACCCTGGCGCCGAAGATCACCGTCGAGGACGCCCACGTGGACTGGCACACGCCGGCCCTCCGCATCGACCGCCTCGTCCGCGGCTGCACTCCCGCACCCGGCGCCTGGACGCTGTTCCGCGGTGAGCGCCTGAAGCTGATCAACGTGAGGCCGCTGCCGGACCGTGCGGAGCTGTCACCCGGGGAGCTCTCGGTGGGCAAGAACCACGTACTCGCCGGCACCGGTTCGCACGCCGTCGAACTGCACTGGGTCCAGCCGCAGGGCAAGAAGCCGATGCGCGCCGCCGACTGGGCCCGCGGCGTGCGGATCGCCCCGGGGGAGACGCTCGGCTCCTGA
- a CDS encoding sugar-binding transcriptional regulator: MNSSEESAVSAMSAGRSALRMGPAELVQAAAMARRFYLEGKSKIQIAEEFGVSRFKVARVLETALERDLVRIEIRVPAELDAERSDALRARYGLRHAVVVESPSDGADESPDPENLGEVAADLLGELVTEGDVLGLAWGRSTIHMAAALDRLPPCTVVQLTGVYDAGTAERGSVEAVRRAAQVSGGEAHPIYAPMLLPDPATAAALRNQTGIARAFEYFDKVTVACVSIGSWEPGISTVHDMLSDEERAHYASLGVAAEMSAHLFDADGRRVGRDLGERCITVEADRLRRIPEVVAIAGGQRKAAAIGAVLRSGLVTSLVTDTAAADYLLTESRPAPRPALERADPDH, translated from the coding sequence GTGAACAGCAGTGAGGAGAGCGCGGTGTCTGCTATGTCGGCGGGACGGTCGGCCCTGCGGATGGGACCCGCGGAGCTGGTGCAGGCGGCGGCCATGGCCCGACGCTTCTATCTCGAGGGCAAGTCCAAGATCCAGATCGCCGAGGAGTTCGGCGTCAGCCGCTTCAAGGTGGCCCGGGTCCTGGAGACCGCGCTCGAACGCGACCTCGTACGGATCGAGATCCGCGTCCCAGCCGAGCTGGACGCGGAGCGCTCCGACGCGCTCCGCGCCCGCTACGGACTGCGGCACGCGGTGGTCGTGGAGTCCCCGTCCGACGGCGCGGACGAGTCGCCCGACCCGGAGAACCTCGGAGAGGTCGCGGCGGATCTCCTCGGTGAGCTCGTCACCGAGGGGGATGTGCTGGGTCTGGCCTGGGGCCGCTCCACGATCCACATGGCGGCCGCGCTCGACCGGCTGCCGCCCTGCACGGTCGTCCAGCTCACGGGGGTGTACGACGCCGGGACCGCGGAGCGCGGCTCGGTGGAGGCGGTGCGGCGCGCCGCGCAGGTGTCCGGCGGTGAGGCGCACCCGATCTACGCGCCGATGCTGCTGCCGGACCCGGCGACGGCGGCCGCGCTGCGCAACCAGACGGGCATCGCCCGCGCCTTCGAGTACTTCGACAAGGTCACGGTCGCCTGTGTCTCGATCGGCTCGTGGGAGCCCGGCATCTCGACGGTGCACGACATGCTCAGCGACGAGGAGCGGGCGCACTACGCCTCGCTCGGTGTCGCGGCCGAGATGTCCGCCCACCTGTTCGACGCCGACGGCAGACGCGTCGGCCGTGACCTCGGCGAACGCTGCATCACCGTCGAGGCCGACCGGCTGCGCCGCATTCCCGAGGTGGTCGCCATCGCCGGAGGCCAGCGCAAGGCGGCGGCGATCGGGGCGGTGCTGCGGTCCGGTCTGGTGACCAGCCTGGTGACGGACACGGCGGCGGCGGACTACCTCCTCACGGAGTCCCGCCCCGCGCCGCGCCCGGCGCTGGAGCGGGCCGACCCGGACCACTGA
- a CDS encoding primosomal protein N' gives MSSADEASERPGDGSPEQLALIRETVRKAAKPRAKPRTWRGAALAGERPVARVVVNKGVLHLDQYFDYAVPEELDEDAQPGVRVRVRFGAGSHQVREGRREGGRLIDGFIVERRADSDYSGPLAALAGVVSPEPVLSPGLLGLARAVADRYAGSLADVLQLAVPPRSARAESRPSPPPLPSPAAPEPGTWTRYEQGPAFLNALAGGGVPRAVWTALPGPQWAGELAVAVAATLASGRGALVVLPDGRAVARVDAALTELLGAGRHAVLTAEAGPEKRYGQWLSVRRGSVRAVVGTRAAMFAPVRDLGLVAIWDDGDSSHSEQHAPLPHAREVLLLRAAHEHCGFLLGGVSCTVEAAQLVETGWARPLAADRGQVRRAAPLIRTVGDGDLARDEAARAARLPTLAWQTVREGLRSGPVLVQVPRRGYVPKLACERCRAPARCGHCAGPLEAPREQDLRCGWCGRDAAGWHCAECGGARLRARIVGARRTAEELGRAFPAVPVRTSGRDHVLDSVPGRPALVVSTPGAEPVAEGGYAAALLLDGWAMLGRPDLRAGEEALRRWTGAAALVRSQTEGGTVVVVAEPTLRPVQALVRWDPAGHARRELAERAELGFPPVSRMASVTGRAEAVADFLAGVSLPGDAEVLGPVPLPPPPPGRPRRPGDPPQAPRGGRGPGEQWERALLRVPPGSGAALAAALKSAQAARLARGGEPVRIRVDPPDIG, from the coding sequence GTGAGCAGCGCCGACGAAGCCTCCGAGCGGCCCGGGGACGGTTCGCCGGAGCAGCTTGCGCTGATCCGGGAGACCGTGCGCAAGGCCGCGAAGCCGCGGGCCAAGCCGCGCACCTGGCGGGGAGCGGCCCTCGCCGGGGAACGGCCGGTGGCCCGGGTGGTGGTGAACAAGGGCGTACTCCACCTCGACCAGTACTTCGACTACGCGGTGCCCGAGGAACTGGACGAGGACGCGCAGCCCGGGGTGCGGGTCCGGGTGCGCTTCGGCGCCGGGTCCCACCAGGTGCGGGAGGGCCGCCGCGAAGGCGGCCGGCTGATCGACGGGTTCATCGTCGAGCGGCGGGCCGACTCCGACTACTCGGGCCCGCTCGCCGCCCTCGCGGGCGTGGTCTCGCCCGAGCCCGTGCTCAGCCCCGGACTGCTCGGTCTGGCCAGAGCGGTCGCCGACCGGTACGCGGGCAGTCTCGCCGACGTGCTCCAGCTCGCCGTGCCGCCCAGGAGCGCACGCGCCGAGTCCCGGCCGTCGCCCCCTCCGCTGCCGTCCCCGGCGGCGCCGGAGCCGGGCACCTGGACCCGGTACGAGCAGGGTCCCGCCTTTCTGAACGCGCTGGCGGGCGGGGGCGTGCCGAGGGCCGTGTGGACGGCACTGCCGGGACCGCAGTGGGCCGGTGAGCTGGCGGTGGCCGTCGCGGCGACCCTCGCGTCCGGCCGGGGTGCGCTGGTGGTCCTCCCGGACGGGCGGGCCGTGGCCCGGGTGGACGCGGCCCTGACCGAACTGCTCGGCGCCGGACGCCATGCCGTCCTCACCGCGGAGGCCGGCCCCGAGAAGCGGTACGGGCAGTGGCTCTCCGTGCGGCGCGGCTCGGTACGGGCGGTGGTCGGGACGCGCGCGGCGATGTTCGCGCCGGTCCGGGACCTCGGGCTGGTCGCGATATGGGACGACGGGGACTCCAGCCACAGCGAGCAGCACGCGCCGCTGCCGCACGCCCGGGAGGTGCTGCTGCTGCGTGCGGCGCACGAGCACTGCGGATTCCTGCTGGGCGGCGTGAGCTGCACGGTGGAGGCCGCCCAGCTCGTCGAGACCGGCTGGGCGCGGCCGCTGGCCGCGGACCGTGGACAGGTGCGCCGTGCCGCGCCGCTGATCCGCACGGTCGGCGACGGCGATCTCGCCCGCGACGAGGCGGCACGGGCCGCCCGGCTGCCGACGCTGGCGTGGCAGACCGTACGGGAGGGGCTGCGCTCGGGTCCGGTGCTGGTCCAGGTGCCCCGCCGCGGCTACGTGCCGAAGCTGGCCTGCGAGCGCTGCCGGGCGCCCGCGCGCTGCGGCCACTGCGCGGGACCGCTGGAGGCCCCGCGGGAGCAGGACCTCCGGTGCGGCTGGTGCGGACGGGACGCCGCCGGCTGGCACTGCGCCGAGTGCGGCGGAGCGCGGCTGCGCGCCCGGATCGTGGGGGCCCGGCGCACGGCGGAGGAACTGGGGCGGGCGTTTCCCGCGGTGCCCGTGCGGACGTCGGGGCGGGACCACGTGCTGGACTCCGTACCCGGCCGACCCGCGCTGGTGGTCAGCACGCCGGGCGCCGAGCCGGTGGCCGAGGGCGGCTACGCGGCGGCGCTGCTGCTCGACGGCTGGGCCATGCTCGGGCGGCCCGACCTGCGGGCGGGGGAGGAGGCGCTCCGGCGCTGGACGGGGGCCGCCGCACTGGTGCGGAGCCAGACGGAGGGCGGCACGGTCGTGGTGGTCGCCGAGCCCACGCTGCGTCCGGTCCAGGCCCTGGTGCGGTGGGATCCGGCCGGTCATGCCCGGCGCGAGCTGGCGGAGCGCGCCGAGCTGGGATTCCCGCCGGTGTCGCGGATGGCCTCGGTGACCGGGCGGGCGGAGGCGGTGGCGGACTTCCTGGCCGGAGTGTCCCTTCCCGGCGACGCCGAGGTGCTCGGGCCGGTGCCCCTCCCGCCGCCCCCTCCGGGGCGGCCGCGCCGCCCCGGCGACCCTCCGCAGGCCCCTCGGGGGGGACGCGGGCCGGGGGAGCAGTGGGAGCGCGCCCTGCTGCGCGTACCGCCCGGCAGCGGCGCCGCACTCGCCGCCGCGCTGAAGTCGGCCCAGGCCGCGAGGCTCGCACGGGGCGGCGAGCCGGTACGGATCCGGGTGGACCCGCCGGACATCGGCTGA
- a CDS encoding RsmB/NOP family class I SAM-dependent RNA methyltransferase yields the protein MSQQSRRRPSQPYRPPKKDPVRILAFDALRAVDERDAYANLVLPPLLRRAREQDGFDSRDAALATELVYGTLRRQGTYDAIIAECVDRPLREVDPPVLDVLSLGAHQLLGTRIPTHAAVSASVELARVVLGDGRAKFVNAVLRRISRHDLDGWLELVAPPYDEDPEDHLAVVHSHPRWVVSALWDALGGGRAGIEDLLAADNERPEVTLVARPGRSTAGELLSLLGEDGGLPGRWSPYAVRLAEGGEPGALGPVREGRAGVQDEGSQLVALALAGAPLDGPDESWLDGCAGPGGKAALLGALAAERGAALVAAEKQPHRARLVERALAGNPGPYQVVTADGTRPAWRPGAFDRVLVDVPCTGLGALRRRPEARWRRRPEDLDGFAPLQRALLREALQSVRVGGVVGYATCSPHPAETRAVVDDVLGEQGGPIRAEWIDARPLMPGVPALGDGPDVQLWPHLHGTDAMYLALLRRTA from the coding sequence TTGAGCCAGCAGAGCCGTCGCCGTCCCTCCCAGCCCTACCGTCCCCCGAAGAAGGACCCCGTACGGATCCTCGCCTTCGACGCGCTGCGGGCCGTGGACGAGCGCGACGCCTACGCCAACCTCGTCCTGCCCCCGCTGCTGCGCAGGGCCCGTGAGCAGGACGGCTTCGACAGCCGGGACGCGGCTCTCGCCACGGAGCTGGTGTACGGCACGCTCCGCCGGCAGGGCACCTACGACGCGATCATCGCCGAGTGCGTGGACCGGCCGCTCCGCGAGGTCGACCCGCCGGTCCTCGACGTACTGTCGCTGGGCGCGCACCAGTTGCTGGGCACGCGCATCCCGACCCACGCCGCGGTGTCCGCGAGCGTCGAGCTGGCCCGGGTGGTCCTCGGCGACGGCCGGGCCAAGTTCGTGAACGCCGTACTGCGCCGGATCTCGCGGCACGACCTCGACGGCTGGCTGGAGCTGGTCGCACCGCCCTACGACGAGGACCCCGAGGACCACCTCGCCGTCGTCCACTCGCACCCCCGCTGGGTCGTCTCGGCCCTGTGGGACGCCCTGGGCGGCGGCCGGGCCGGCATCGAGGACCTGCTGGCGGCCGACAACGAGCGGCCCGAGGTGACGCTGGTCGCCAGGCCGGGCCGGTCGACCGCGGGCGAGCTGCTCTCCCTGCTCGGTGAGGACGGCGGGCTGCCCGGACGCTGGTCGCCGTACGCCGTACGGCTCGCCGAGGGCGGTGAGCCGGGCGCCCTCGGCCCGGTGCGGGAAGGACGGGCAGGGGTGCAGGACGAGGGCAGCCAACTCGTGGCGCTCGCCCTCGCCGGAGCGCCGCTGGACGGCCCGGACGAGAGCTGGCTGGACGGGTGCGCGGGGCCGGGCGGCAAGGCGGCCCTGCTGGGCGCGCTGGCCGCCGAGCGCGGTGCCGCCCTGGTCGCGGCCGAGAAGCAGCCGCACCGGGCCCGTCTCGTCGAGCGGGCGCTGGCGGGCAATCCCGGCCCGTACCAGGTGGTGACCGCGGACGGCACCCGCCCTGCCTGGCGGCCGGGGGCCTTCGACCGGGTCCTCGTCGACGTGCCCTGCACGGGTCTGGGCGCGCTCCGCCGCCGTCCCGAGGCCCGCTGGCGGCGCCGCCCCGAGGACCTGGACGGATTCGCCCCGCTCCAGCGGGCCCTGCTCCGCGAGGCGCTGCAGTCGGTCCGGGTCGGCGGAGTGGTCGGATACGCCACGTGCTCGCCGCATCCCGCCGAGACCCGCGCGGTCGTCGACGACGTGCTCGGGGAGCAGGGCGGCCCGATCCGGGCCGAGTGGATCGACGCCCGCCCCCTGATGCCGGGTGTACCGGCCCTGGGCGACGGCCCGGACGTCCAGCTGTGGCCGCACCTCCACGGCACGGACGCCATGTACCTGGCACTGCTGCGCCGCACGGCCTGA
- a CDS encoding ribonuclease domain-containing protein, whose product MPNRSSPLVLVLLTALTALLLTGCPGGGAGTGHSPAATAPAALATVRTFDLPQEARETLRLIDDGGPFPYRKDGSTFGNLEGMLPERERGYYREYTVPTPGERDRGARRIVTGREGEVYYTDDHYQTFRVVLR is encoded by the coding sequence ATGCCGAACCGGTCCTCGCCGCTCGTCCTCGTGCTGCTCACGGCCCTCACCGCCCTGCTGCTGACGGGCTGCCCGGGCGGCGGCGCCGGCACCGGGCACAGCCCCGCCGCCACGGCGCCCGCCGCCCTCGCCACCGTCCGCACCTTCGACCTGCCGCAGGAGGCCCGCGAGACCCTGCGGCTGATCGACGACGGCGGCCCCTTCCCGTACCGGAAGGACGGCAGCACCTTCGGCAACCTCGAGGGGATGCTGCCCGAGCGCGAGCGGGGCTACTACCGGGAGTACACCGTGCCCACGCCGGGCGAGCGCGACCGCGGCGCACGCCGCATCGTCACGGGACGGGAGGGGGAGGTCTACTACACCGACGACCACTACCAGACGTTCAGGGTGGTACTCCGATGA
- a CDS encoding zinc ribbon domain-containing protein, which translates to MIRAHTVLPRPTARRTAALGETPRDHRSRHNGVLRERRDARRHTSKTSITYGDRSAQLREIRAVDPERRGRVRTISVKREGNRWYVVLACDEVLAEELPPTGGIHPGTARALVGDHDVIAHERLDTAGVTKSPVPTADPERPGGFLPDGAAANAGLNRATLDAGWAQFLAIPANRAESAGRLVVPVAARDTSRTCSHCGHVATENRVTRERLPCTACGFAANGDHVGATNVLDRAGLVLCAAARPPTQEARASTRGWSHEQASRTGVERGSGRTGSPLRSISLDNAPPGDLVTLRRCERTCAGRTSVRAPPVGPPHRLVRRAITPVHRARYYQ; encoded by the coding sequence GTGATCCGCGCACACACCGTCCTCCCGCGACCCACGGCCCGCCGGACGGCTGCGCTGGGCGAGACGCCGCGCGATCACCGCTCCCGGCACAACGGCGTGCTGCGGGAGCGCCGGGACGCCCGGCGGCACACCTCGAAGACGAGCATCACGTACGGGGACCGGTCCGCGCAGCTCAGGGAGATCCGCGCGGTCGACCCGGAGCGGCGGGGCCGCGTCAGGACGATCAGCGTCAAGCGCGAAGGCAACCGCTGGTACGTCGTCCTCGCCTGCGACGAGGTGCTCGCCGAGGAGCTGCCGCCCACCGGGGGAATCCACCCCGGGACCGCCCGCGCGCTCGTCGGCGACCACGACGTGATCGCGCACGAGCGGCTGGACACGGCGGGTGTGACCAAGAGCCCCGTACCCACGGCCGACCCCGAGCGGCCCGGCGGCTTCCTCCCGGACGGTGCTGCCGCGAACGCCGGGCTCAACCGCGCAACCCTCGACGCGGGTTGGGCGCAGTTCCTCGCAATCCCGGCGAACAGGGCTGAGAGTGCCGGTCGCCTGGTGGTCCCGGTGGCCGCGCGCGACACCTCCCGCACGTGCTCCCACTGCGGGCACGTCGCGACGGAGAACCGCGTGACCCGGGAAAGGTTGCCGTGCACGGCGTGCGGGTTCGCGGCGAACGGGGACCACGTCGGCGCGACGAACGTCCTCGACAGGGCCGGGCTGGTCCTCTGCGCGGCGGCTCGGCCACCGACGCAGGAAGCCCGCGCGTCTACGCGTGGGTGGAGTCACGAACAAGCCTCTCGAACCGGAGTTGAAAGGGGGTCGGGCCGCACCGGCAGCCCGCTTCGGTCAATCTCCCTTGACAACGCGCCACCAGGTGATCTGGTCACGCTCCGCAGGTGCGAGCGCACATGCGCGGGGCGCACGTCAGTCCGCGCGCCCCCTGTCGGCCCGCCCCATAGACTGGTGCGTCGCGCGATCACCCCGGTACACAGAGCGAGGTATTACCAGTGA
- the rpe gene encoding ribulose-phosphate 3-epimerase — MAQINPSILSADFARLAEEAQAVEGADWLHVDVMDNHFVPNLTLGVPVVESLSRATDTPLDCHLMIENPDRWAPQYVEAGAGSVTFHAEAAAAPVRLAREIRAKGARAAMALKPATPIEPYEDLLPELDMLLVMTVEPGFGGQAFLDIMLPKIRRTRELINKHGLELWLQVDGGVSASTIERCAEAGADVFVAGSAVYGAEDPAQAVRTLREQADRTIASAPWACDH, encoded by the coding sequence ATGGCCCAGATCAACCCCAGCATCCTGTCCGCCGACTTCGCCCGACTCGCCGAGGAGGCGCAGGCGGTCGAGGGCGCCGACTGGCTCCACGTCGATGTCATGGACAACCACTTCGTGCCCAATCTGACGCTGGGCGTTCCGGTCGTCGAGTCGCTGAGCCGGGCGACGGACACCCCGCTGGACTGCCATCTCATGATCGAGAACCCGGACCGCTGGGCACCGCAGTACGTGGAGGCCGGAGCCGGCTCCGTCACCTTCCACGCGGAGGCCGCCGCGGCCCCGGTGCGGCTGGCCAGGGAGATCCGGGCCAAGGGCGCGCGCGCCGCCATGGCGCTCAAGCCCGCCACCCCCATCGAGCCGTACGAGGACCTGCTCCCCGAGCTCGACATGCTGCTGGTCATGACCGTGGAGCCCGGTTTCGGCGGCCAGGCGTTCCTCGACATCATGCTCCCCAAGATCCGCCGCACCAGGGAGCTCATCAACAAGCACGGTCTGGAGCTGTGGCTCCAGGTCGACGGCGGGGTCTCCGCGTCCACGATCGAGCGATGCGCCGAGGCGGGCGCCGACGTGTTCGTGGCCGGATCCGCGGTCTACGGAGCCGAGGACCCGGCGCAGGCCGTCCGGACCCTGCGCGAGCAGGCCGACCGGACCATCGCGTCGGCGCCCTGGGCGTGCGACCACTGA
- a CDS encoding GuaB1 family IMP dehydrogenase-related protein — protein sequence MRFLNDIKPPYDLTYDDVFMVPSRSAVGSRQGVDLASPDGTGTTIPLVVANMTAIAGRRMAETVARRGGLVVIPQDIPIDVVTDVITWVKTRHLVLDTPIVLTPHQTVADALSLLHKRAHGAGVVVDEEQRPVGVVTEHDLSGVDRFTQLAEVMSKDLLLVDADIDPREAFTRLDGANRKLAPAVDEDGRLAGILTRKGALRATLYTPATDADGRLRIAAAVGINGDVAGKAKQLLDAGVDTLVVDTAHGHQESMIAAIKAVRALDPRVPIAAGNIVAAEGVRDLVEAGADIVKVGVGPGAMCTTRMMTGVGRPQFSAVLECAAEAKKYGKHVWADGGVRHPRDVAMALAAGASNVMVGSWFAGTYESPGDLQQTADGRLYKESFGMASARAVRNRTSEESAYDRARKALFEEGISTSRMFLDPTRPGVEDLIDSIIAGVRSSCTYAGAGSLEEFAERAIVGIQSAAGYAEGKPLHASWN from the coding sequence GTGCGCTTCCTCAACGACATCAAGCCGCCGTACGACCTGACGTACGACGACGTGTTCATGGTGCCGAGCCGCTCGGCCGTGGGCTCCCGACAGGGCGTCGACCTCGCCTCCCCCGACGGCACGGGCACCACCATCCCGCTGGTCGTCGCCAATATGACCGCCATCGCGGGCCGCCGGATGGCCGAGACCGTCGCCCGCCGCGGCGGCCTGGTCGTCATCCCGCAGGACATCCCGATCGACGTCGTCACCGACGTCATCACCTGGGTGAAGACACGCCACCTCGTGCTCGACACGCCCATCGTGCTCACCCCGCACCAGACCGTCGCAGACGCGCTGTCGCTGCTGCACAAGCGCGCGCACGGGGCGGGCGTCGTCGTCGACGAGGAGCAGCGCCCCGTCGGCGTCGTCACCGAGCACGACCTGTCCGGCGTGGACCGCTTCACCCAGCTCGCCGAGGTGATGTCGAAGGACCTGCTGCTCGTCGACGCGGACATCGACCCGCGCGAGGCGTTCACCAGGCTCGACGGCGCCAACCGCAAGCTCGCCCCCGCCGTGGACGAGGACGGCCGGCTCGCCGGCATCCTGACCCGCAAGGGCGCGCTGCGCGCCACGCTGTACACGCCGGCCACCGACGCCGACGGCAGGCTGCGTATCGCCGCCGCCGTCGGGATCAACGGCGATGTGGCGGGCAAGGCCAAGCAGCTCCTCGACGCGGGCGTGGACACGCTCGTCGTCGACACGGCGCACGGCCACCAGGAGTCGATGATCGCGGCGATCAAGGCGGTCCGCGCGCTCGACCCGCGGGTGCCGATCGCCGCGGGCAACATCGTGGCCGCCGAGGGCGTCCGGGACCTCGTCGAGGCCGGCGCGGACATCGTCAAGGTGGGAGTGGGCCCCGGCGCCATGTGCACCACCCGCATGATGACCGGCGTGGGCAGGCCGCAGTTCTCCGCGGTCCTGGAGTGCGCCGCGGAGGCGAAGAAGTACGGCAAGCACGTGTGGGCCGACGGCGGTGTACGCCACCCGCGCGACGTCGCCATGGCGCTCGCCGCCGGCGCCTCCAACGTGATGGTCGGGTCCTGGTTCGCCGGTACCTACGAGTCCCCGGGCGATCTGCAGCAGACCGCCGACGGCCGGCTCTACAAGGAGTCCTTCGGCATGGCCTCCGCGCGTGCCGTCCGCAACCGGACGAGCGAGGAGTCGGCGTACGACAGGGCCCGCAAGGCGCTGTTCGAGGAGGGCATCTCCACCTCGCGCATGTTCCTCGACCCGACCCGCCCCGGCGTGGAGGACCTGATCGACTCGATCATCGCGGGCGTCCGCTCCTCCTGCACCTACGCGGGCGCGGGCTCCCTGGAGGAGTTCGCCGAAAGGGCGATCGTCGGCATCCAGAGCGCCGCCGGTTACGCGGAGGGCAAGCCGCTGCACGCCAGCTGGAACTGA